The Thermus tengchongensis genomic interval CCCCACCAGCCCCGCCCAAGCCCGCAGGTCTGAAGGATGGGGAGAACGACGCATAGGGATCTCCACAAGGGAAACCCCCGCCTCCCGCAGGGCGTTCAGAGCCTCCAACATAAAGGCGTCCGCCCGCAGGAGGGAGTAGGCCAAGTGGTTCTCTACCCCCTCCCTCGCAAGCCCGGGCAACAACTGCGCCACGTGCCGGGCCGTTCCACCCGCAGTAGCTTCCAAGATGTGAAGCACTCGCATTATAGCCACCCGCGCCACCTTGCCAAACGCCTTTTCAAGAACTGCACCACAGGTACAGGCACGGCTAAAAGAATGATGCTTTTCATCAAGCCAAGCCAGCTTTCTTTGTAGCGAGGCTCAAAGTACTTCAACATAACCTTTATTCGGCTCAAAATCTGCCGCCTACGCTTGGTCAGCGAAATACCCCTTGGATTCACGTGGTATGTCAGCACCACGTCGGGCAGGTTAGCAACTTTGTAACGCTTGGTCAGTCTGAAAAACAGCTCATAATCCTCAGCCGCAGGAAAATGCTCGGAGTAAAAACCCACCTCCTGAAGGGCGGACGACCGCAACATCACCGCTGGATGAATGAAGCAGCTTCTAGCATGCATAATTCGGCTAATTTCTTCGTGGCTCGTCGGGAACTTTTCGGGGAACAATTCAACGCCGCTGTCATCCACAAATCGCACCTGGCCCCCAACAAGGGCGTATTCTTGGTTTTTTTCTAGAAAATCTCTCTGCTTGAAAAACCTTCCCGGATAGCAAAGGTCGCCTGCATCCAAGCGAGCCACATAACGGTAACCCCTTTGTAGAATCCAACTTAAACCATAATTGAGCGCGTGTTCTATGCCCATGTTTGCATCTAACCGTAAGACAAACCCTCGGTGCGGCTGAGGAAGCCCCCTCAACTGAATCGGGGGATCGCTCCCGTCGTCCACCACTACGACATCGAGGGGAAAGTTCTCGTCTATGGAAGCTAGGCTGCGCTCGAGACCTTCCTGGTTGTTATATACGGGGATTAAAACAGCTATGTCAGGTCTCATGGCGACCCCTCAGGGATTGTAGTTGAAAACCGTCCTATACGGCAAGAAGGGTGTTAACGTACCCGTCAGCTGGCCATCGTAATCGGAAAGGAAATTCCTGTACAAGAAGAAGCAACTTGCTATACCTGCTAGGGTCAAACCTAACCAAAAGGCTTTAGAGGGGGCTAGTCCGTTACGATCAAGCCAGCGTAAAAGAACTAGGGGGATACTAGCAGCCAATATGTCCAGGATGCGCAATCCGGCGTAGGAGAAAAGAGCAAGACCTTGCCCCAAAAGGGTTAGCATAAGCAGCAAGGTCGCTACCTTCATTCTCCGTACATCAAATGGCATAATGAATCCAAAAAGGATTGTAGTGACTGCAAACGAGCGGGACAAGCCCGACCACACGGATGGTGAGGCGTAATCCGCATATAGAAATAGCTTTGCTTCCAAATACTCCTGCCTACTTACCGCTAAAAGAAGCAGCCCAACCAAAAAGACCGTCGCTCCAGCCACAACTGCCGGCCTTTTCAAGTTTATTTCCAATAGAAAGAGCAAAAGGGCGATAACAGCAGCAGAGTAGTGGAACAAAGTGGCTGTCAAACTAAGAACAACATATGCCCAAAACTTTCCTCGCCTTAAGGCTTGCCACCCCAATAAAATGAAGGTAAAAGCAAGCCCAAAGCGAACAGCGTTCATACCCAGCTGATACACAAAAGCAGGGAAAAGGTAAAGGAAAAAGACTTTTTGTTCTGTTTTGTCGGCTCTCATGTAAAAGAGAGTCAACATAGCCATAAAGAGCAACCCAATGGCACGTACCGACCAGACCTCAGATTGGGTTATATGCAAGAAAATTTTCGAAACCGCTACAAAGGCAGGCTCCCACCCGCTAAGGAAAAGAGATTGCTCACCCCTTAAAAGTTGCCCCAGCAACTGCTCATAGATTCCAAAGGTATCAGTACCGCTGTAGCGTATTACAATTACGATTGTTACATAAAGAAGGGCAGGCAGGAAAACCAACTTACTCCGCAAGCCCATATACCACAGCATCGCACCCCAATAACTCAGCAACCACCCAGCAATGTACACCACGCAGCACCTCCCTATTGAACCTACCTAGCCGTACCGCCAATAAGCGCACCATGCATGGGTGCGGGCACTGCCCCTCGACAGGAAAGTAAAGTATAAGCTTCCATCACCAGCGGCTGTCGTAAAAGTCCCCCACCACACCTTACGCGGCCCTCGCCAGCCGCTTCACCAGCAAGCGTAGCATGCCCAAGTACAACCACGCCTCGCTGACGGAAGGATGCTGCTCGTAATCCTTGCTCAACCTCCGGTTCCTCCCCAACCACGCCAACGTCCGCCCCATCCCCCACCGCTTGGGCAACGGCTTGGTCACGGGCATAGCCTGGCGTAAGGAGGGCGAACGTACGCCCAGAGCATCCTCCCCCCGGTATCCACCACCACCTGGCGTTGCAAGCTAGCCTTCGGCTGACCCGCCCCTTCACCCTCTTGGCCCCGTCGTTGCCTCGGGGCCCCCCTTTTCCGTGGTCTTCACCGATTGGCTGTCCACCACCAGGGCGCTGGGAGAGGCATACCGCCTTTCTCTCTCCCGGTCCCGCCGGACCAGGGCCTGAGCTGCCCTCTCCCAAACCCTTACAAGCTAGCCTTCGGCTGACCTTTTTGCCCCTTGCGGAAGTAGTTGCGGTTCCTTTGGGGTGGGGGCCCCAAAGACGATCTCTCGGCGAGGCACCTTGGCGGGGCGACCCCCGGGCTTGGGAGCGGGGATCAGGGGCTCAAGGATGGCCCATTCCTCATCGCTGAGGTCGCTGGGGTGGGATGGGCGTGTCCTCTGCGCCCTTCAAGGGTGCAAGACTTTTACAACCGTCTCTTAGGTGCGATCACTCGATGCAAGCACCTGTTCAAAAAACAAAAGCCTTTCTTTCTCTTTAACTGCTAGGTCCAAGTGGGAAATCGCACTCCTTGAAACTCGCCTACCTTTCCACTCTTCCACGAACCTTTTAATCTCCGTTAAAGAGCCTTCTATATTATTTTCCGTATTCGGCAAGCGCAAAATAAAGGGGGCACCCTCTGGAAAATCCGTATCGTCATAAGCGATGATAACTGGCAGTCCTAAAGCCAGGTATTCACGCACCTTTAGGGGTGATGCTTCGTTCATACCCTTCCGATGAAGGGCAAGGGTACCTATCCCCACATCGGCTGTGGCAATTATAGGCAAATACTGTTCTTTTGTGAGAAAGCCGTGGGCAACTACATTTGCCGAAGCGCACACCACCTTCTCCACCCCGATCAAGTGGAACTTCCAATCAGGAAATGCAAGGGCTAACCGGCAAATCTTATCTATGCCGTGCCACGGTGCAACCTCCCCAAGAAATACCAGCACAGGCTTCTCATTCACCGCTGGGGGTAGGGTTGGGATAACCCTAAAATCAATGCCATTGGCAATAACTTTCTTATGAGCCAAGACTCTCCTGTAATAAGAGGAATATGCAAGCTCTCTTGTAGGGAATACAAATCCTTTTACCCTCCTGTCCAAGAGAGGCCGCGATAAAGAGTGGTAGACGTAGTGGGCAAACTGCTTGTATAAGCGTAACTCTGCAAGCTCATCGGAGTTAATCTCAACTACCGTTGGGAATGCCTCCGCTAGAGCCACATAGGTGGGGTACACCATGTCTCTTCTCAAATATACCAAGTCTGGGGACCAGCTTCGGACGCGGTACCCCAGGTCCCTTAATGCCAGATGGCGCGAAGCAGACATGGGGCCAC includes:
- a CDS encoding EpsG family protein, with protein sequence MVYIAGWLLSYWGAMLWYMGLRSKLVFLPALLYVTIVIVIRYSGTDTFGIYEQLLGQLLRGEQSLFLSGWEPAFVAVSKIFLHITQSEVWSVRAIGLLFMAMLTLFYMRADKTEQKVFFLYLFPAFVYQLGMNAVRFGLAFTFILLGWQALRRGKFWAYVVLSLTATLFHYSAAVIALLLFLLEINLKRPAVVAGATVFLVGLLLLAVSRQEYLEAKLFLYADYASPSVWSGLSRSFAVTTILFGFIMPFDVRRMKVATLLLMLTLLGQGLALFSYAGLRILDILAASIPLVLLRWLDRNGLAPSKAFWLGLTLAGIASCFFLYRNFLSDYDGQLTGTLTPFLPYRTVFNYNP
- a CDS encoding glycosyltransferase family 4 protein, whose translation is MKIAYIAHVNFSRSSGVVKKILSQATWWRQFGHLVRVFWLTRKEELQAGASEWEEFIVYKGGPMSASRHLALRDLGYRVRSWSPDLVYLRRDMVYPTYVALAEAFPTVVEINSDELAELRLYKQFAHYVYHSLSRPLLDRRVKGFVFPTRELAYSSYYRRVLAHKKVIANGIDFRVIPTLPPAVNEKPVLVFLGEVAPWHGIDKICRLALAFPDWKFHLIGVEKVVCASANVVAHGFLTKEQYLPIIATADVGIGTLALHRKGMNEASPLKVREYLALGLPVIIAYDDTDFPEGAPFILRLPNTENNIEGSLTEIKRFVEEWKGRRVSRSAISHLDLAVKEKERLLFFEQVLASSDRT
- a CDS encoding glycosyltransferase, giving the protein MRPDIAVLIPVYNNQEGLERSLASIDENFPLDVVVVDDGSDPPIQLRGLPQPHRGFVLRLDANMGIEHALNYGLSWILQRGYRYVARLDAGDLCYPGRFFKQRDFLEKNQEYALVGGQVRFVDDSGVELFPEKFPTSHEEISRIMHARSCFIHPAVMLRSSALQEVGFYSEHFPAAEDYELFFRLTKRYKVANLPDVVLTYHVNPRGISLTKRRRQILSRIKVMLKYFEPRYKESWLGLMKSIILLAVPVPVVQFLKRRLARWRGWL